In a single window of the Serratia quinivorans genome:
- the trkG_3 gene encoding Trk system potassium uptake protein trkG, whose product MHFRAITRIVGLLVILFSGTMFIPGLVALIYRDGAGRAFSQTFFVAVTIGLMLWWPNRKQKHELKPREGFLIVVLFWTVLGSVGALPFLFSERPNLSLTDAFFESFSGLTTTGATTLVGLDSLPKAILFYRQMLQWMGGMGIIVLAVAILPILGVGGMQLYRAEMPGPLKDNKMRPRIAETAKTLWLIYVLLTIACALALWGAGMSVFDAIGHSFSTIAIGGFSTHDASIGYYASPTINTIIAIFLLISGCNYGLHFALLSGRSLKVYWRDPEFRMFIAVQLTLVVVCTAVLWGAWCLQNRNGNGQSGVLPGGVDGDNGGLYHRQHC is encoded by the coding sequence ATGCATTTTCGCGCTATAACCCGTATCGTTGGTTTGCTGGTCATCCTGTTCTCCGGGACGATGTTTATTCCTGGTCTGGTGGCATTGATATACCGCGATGGGGCGGGGCGGGCATTCAGCCAGACCTTCTTTGTGGCGGTAACCATCGGCCTGATGCTGTGGTGGCCTAACCGTAAACAAAAGCACGAGTTGAAGCCACGAGAAGGTTTTCTGATTGTGGTGCTGTTCTGGACGGTGCTGGGCAGCGTCGGGGCATTACCGTTTTTATTTTCGGAGCGGCCTAATCTTTCGCTGACCGATGCCTTCTTCGAATCGTTTTCCGGTTTAACCACCACCGGGGCTACCACGCTGGTGGGGCTGGACTCACTACCCAAAGCCATTTTGTTCTATCGGCAGATGCTGCAATGGATGGGCGGGATGGGGATCATTGTGTTGGCAGTGGCGATACTGCCGATCCTCGGCGTCGGCGGCATGCAGCTGTACCGCGCAGAAATGCCAGGCCCGCTGAAAGATAATAAAATGCGCCCACGCATTGCCGAAACGGCCAAAACCCTGTGGCTGATTTATGTCCTGTTGACTATTGCCTGTGCGCTGGCACTTTGGGGCGCTGGCATGTCGGTGTTTGACGCCATCGGCCACAGTTTCTCGACCATCGCTATTGGCGGTTTCTCCACCCACGACGCCAGCATCGGTTATTACGCCAGTCCTACCATCAACACCATCATTGCGATTTTCCTGCTGATTTCCGGTTGTAACTATGGCTTGCACTTCGCCTTGTTGAGCGGCCGCAGCCTGAAAGTTTACTGGCGTGATCCTGAGTTCCGCATGTTTATTGCCGTGCAGTTGACGCTGGTGGTGGTGTGTACCGCCGTGCTGTGGGGGGCATGGTGTCTACAAAACCGGAATGGAAACGGTCAATCAGGCGTTCTTCCAGGTGGTGTCGATGGCGACAACGGCGGGCTTTACCACCGACAGCATTGCTAA
- the yigZ gene encoding IMPACT family member yigZ encodes MQPYPIPAGPVSVSEEIKKSRFITLLAPTSGVDIAKAFIQQVRDEHPAARHHCWAFVAGSPTDSQQLGFSDDGEPSGTAGKPILAQLMGSGIGEITAVVVRYYGGIKLGTGGLVRAYGSGVQQALKQLAVSYKIPQAEYTLQCDYAQLALVENLLQQTEGRIVQGEYGASVMLHLALPVTGVEAFGNKLRDLSRGNLQLTPISQ; translated from the coding sequence ATGCAGCCTTACCCGATCCCGGCAGGCCCCGTCAGTGTCAGCGAAGAAATAAAGAAGAGCCGTTTTATCACCCTGCTGGCACCGACCAGTGGGGTTGATATTGCAAAGGCGTTTATTCAGCAGGTTCGTGATGAACACCCTGCGGCCAGGCACCATTGCTGGGCATTTGTCGCAGGATCACCTACTGACTCACAACAGTTGGGCTTTTCCGACGACGGCGAACCTTCCGGCACGGCTGGTAAACCCATTCTGGCACAACTGATGGGCAGTGGAATCGGCGAAATCACCGCCGTGGTAGTACGTTACTACGGCGGTATCAAGTTGGGCACCGGTGGTTTGGTGAGAGCCTACGGCAGTGGCGTGCAGCAGGCATTAAAGCAATTGGCCGTGAGCTACAAAATCCCGCAGGCCGAATATACTTTGCAATGTGACTATGCTCAGTTGGCATTGGTAGAGAATTTATTGCAGCAAACTGAAGGGCGGATAGTGCAGGGGGAATATGGTGCTTCCGTCATGCTGCATTTGGCTTTACCGGTCACCGGCGTTGAAGCGTTTGGGAATAAATTACGTGATCTTAGTCGCGGTAATTTGCAATTAACCCCCATTTCGCAATAA
- the pepQ gene encoding Xaa-Pro dipeptidase has product METLASLYNDHLAELQKRAREVLTRNKLDALLIHSGELQRIFQDDRSYPFKVNAHFKAWVPVTSVPNCWLWVDGVNKPKLWFYSPVDYWHSVEPLPESFWTRSVELMPLANADDIAQQLPAQRERVGYIGYAQQRARDLGILAENVNPKAVLNYLDFHRSIKTGYELACMREAQKTAVMGHRAAHEAFLSGMSEFDINQAYLTATGHRDTDVPYDNIVALNEHASVLHYTTLDHQPPSEMLSFLLDAGAEYNGYAADLTRTYAGQSGSDFAQLIKDLNGEQLALMDTIKAGVRYTDYHVQMHQRVAKLLKSHKLVTGISEEAMVEQGLTTPFLPHGLGHPLGLQVHDSAGFMQDEQGTHLAAPSKYPYLRCTRVLQPGMVLTIEPGMYFIDSLLAPWRSGEFSQHFAWDRIDALKPYGGIRIEDNIVIHEKRIENMTRDLNLA; this is encoded by the coding sequence ATGGAAACGCTGGCTTCTTTGTATAACGACCACCTGGCAGAACTGCAAAAACGGGCGCGTGAAGTGTTAACGCGCAACAAACTGGATGCGTTGCTGATTCACTCTGGGGAACTGCAACGGATATTCCAGGACGACCGTAGCTACCCGTTCAAAGTGAACGCGCACTTTAAGGCCTGGGTGCCGGTTACCTCGGTGCCAAACTGCTGGCTGTGGGTGGATGGCGTTAACAAACCGAAGCTGTGGTTCTATTCGCCGGTCGATTACTGGCATAGCGTTGAGCCACTGCCGGAGAGTTTCTGGACCAGGTCCGTTGAACTGATGCCGCTGGCCAATGCCGATGATATCGCGCAGCAGCTTCCTGCCCAGCGTGAGCGTGTGGGCTATATTGGTTATGCGCAGCAACGTGCCCGCGATCTCGGTATCCTGGCAGAAAACGTCAACCCGAAAGCGGTATTGAATTACCTCGATTTCCATCGCTCTATCAAAACGGGCTACGAGCTGGCCTGCATGCGCGAAGCGCAGAAAACCGCTGTTATGGGGCACCGTGCCGCTCATGAGGCTTTCCTGTCCGGCATGAGTGAGTTTGATATCAACCAGGCTTACCTCACCGCCACGGGGCATCGCGACACCGATGTACCTTATGACAACATTGTTGCGCTGAATGAGCATGCGTCGGTGCTGCATTACACCACGCTGGATCATCAGCCTCCGTCCGAAATGCTAAGCTTCCTGCTTGACGCCGGTGCCGAATATAACGGTTACGCCGCCGACCTGACTCGCACCTATGCTGGCCAGAGCGGCAGTGATTTCGCGCAGCTGATAAAAGATCTTAACGGTGAACAACTGGCACTGATGGATACCATCAAAGCCGGTGTGCGTTACACCGATTACCATGTGCAAATGCATCAACGCGTCGCCAAATTGCTCAAGAGTCACAAGCTGGTGACCGGCATCAGTGAAGAGGCCATGGTTGAGCAGGGGCTGACCACGCCATTCCTGCCACACGGTCTGGGCCATCCGCTAGGTTTGCAGGTGCATGACTCTGCCGGCTTTATGCAAGATGAACAGGGCACCCATCTGGCCGCCCCTTCCAAATACCCTTACCTGCGCTGCACCCGCGTGTTGCAACCTGGCATGGTGTTAACCATTGAGCCTGGCATGTATTTTATTGATTCCTTGTTGGCGCCATGGCGCAGCGGCGAATTCAGTCAACATTTTGCCTGGGATCGCATCGATGCGCTGAAACCTTATGGTGGTATACGTATTGAAGACAATATCGTGATCCACGAAAAGCGTATCGAGAACATGACGCGCGATCTGAACCTGGCCTGA